From a region of the Triticum aestivum cultivar Chinese Spring chromosome 7D, IWGSC CS RefSeq v2.1, whole genome shotgun sequence genome:
- the LOC123168315 gene encoding casparian strip membrane protein 2: MDSGEQGETSKAPLNKGVSRGVSILDLILRVIAVISTLASAIAMGTTNETLPLFTPFIQFKARYSDLPALTFFVVANSIVSAYLILSLPLSIAHIIRSGAKYSRLVLIIFDAAMLALVTAASSAATAIVYLAHKGNVRANWLAICQQLDSFCERTSGSLVGSFGAMVLLILLILLSAMALARR, from the exons ATGGACTCCGGCGAGCAGGGTGAGACCTCCAAGGCCCCCCTGAACAAGGGGGTAAGTAGAGGAGTGTCCATACTGGACCTCATACTTCGCGTCATTGCCGTCATCAGCACCCTCGCGAGCGCCATTGCCATGGGGACTACCAATGAGACGCTTCCTCTGTTCACGCCATTCATCCAGTTCAAGGCCCGATACAGCGATCTCCCGGCTCTCAC GTTCTTCGTGGTGGCAAATTCTATTGTGAGCGCCTATCTCATCCTTTCGCTCCCACTGTCAATTGCGCACATAATTAGGAGCGGGGCTAAATATAGCAGGCTGGTCTTGATCATTTTCGACGCG GCAATGCTAGCTCTGGTGACCGCAGCGTCATCTGCAGCAACAGCTATTGTCTACTTAGCACACAAGGGTAATGTCAGGGCAAACTGGCTTGCTATATGCCAGCAGTTGGATTCTTTCTGCGAGCGTACCTCTGGCTCCCTGGTTGGCTCGTTTGGAGCCATGGTTCTGCTGATACTGCTCATCTTACTCTCAGCCATGGCCCTAGCCAGGCGCTAG
- the LOC123168314 gene encoding pentatricopeptide repeat-containing protein At5g15300, which translates to MIRKGSARLSPRSLKQIHGNLVVKGIASRPQPLRDLLLACVGSFRGTMGYARKVFDGIPHPDLFMHNVMVRGYAHGGAPAAAFALYRRIGAAGLRPDAFTFCYLLRASAGLSGSCAGCQVHGVVVKLGFLSDAFVRNALINMHAKCGDLQLAGALLDEAGEGDVVAWSAVIAGNAARGDLGIARQLFDDCRHKDLVCWNVMVAAYAKHGDMEKARELIDRVPETDVVSWNTIITGYSTKGMLKEALEVLDEMKCAGWLPDEATIVSLLSCCANLGSLDTGRMIHSMHLEGRPCTSILLGNALLSMYAKCGDLQAALEVFNRTKERDVWTWNSIIGGLAFHGQAEQSIQFFNKMLQEGMCPNAISFLCVLGACSHAGLVEDGQRYFSLMKDWYKIEPNAKHYSCVVDMLGRAGLLDEAFAILSSMRCEPSAVIWRTLLGACKIHGNAALGKLARERLLKMNEDASGDYVLLSGIYASCDEWFEVETLRGSMDERGIRKVAGFAQVDHKSTCLPAL; encoded by the coding sequence ATGATCCGGAAAGGCTCCGCGCGTCTAAGCCCGCGCTCCCTGAAGCAAATCCATGGGAACCTGGTCGTCAAGGGCATCGCCTCGCGCCCCCAGCCCCTGCGGGACCTGCTGCTGGCCTGCGTCGGCTCGTTCCGCGGCACCATGGGCTACGCCCGCAAAGTGTTCGACGGAATCCCCCACCCGGACCTCTTCATGCACAACGTCATGGTGCGCGGCTAcgcgcacggcggcgcgcccgcCGCGGCCTTCGCCTTGTACCGACGCATCGGGGCGGCTGGCCTGAGGCCCGACGCCTTCACGTTCTGCTACCTCCTCCGGGCCAGCGCCGGCTTGTCGGGTTCCTGCGCCGGGTGCCAGGTCCATGGCGTCGTCGTGAAGCTGGGCTTCTTGAGTGATGCTTTCGTGAGGAATGCCCTTATCAACATGCATGCCAAATGCGGGGATTTGCAGCTGGCCGGCGCGCTTCTTGATGAGGCCGGCGAGGGGGATGTCGTGGCGTGGTCGGCTGTCATAGCGGGGAATGCCGCTAGAGGTGACTTGGGCATTGCACGGCAACTGTTTGATGATTGTCGGCACAAAGACTTGGTGTGTTGGAATGTGATGGTGGCAGCGTATGCTAAGCATGGGGATATGGAGAAGGCGAGGGAGCTGATTGACCGTGTGCCGGAGACAGATGTGGTCTCGTGGAACACGATTATCACAGGGTACTCCACGAAGGGGATGCTGAAGGAAGCATTGGAGGTGCTTGATGAAATGAAGTGTGCGGGCTGGTTGCCTGATGAGGCAACTATTGTTAGCTTGCTTTCGTGTTGTGCGAACTTAGGGTCGCTTGACACAGGGAGGATGATACATTCAATGCACTTGGAAGGTAGACCGTGTACAAGTATTTTGCTTGGAAATGCATTGCTATCAATGTATGCAAAGTGCGGAGATCTGCAGGCTGCATTGGAAGTCTTTAACAGGACGAAGGAGAGGGATGTTTGGACATGGAACTCGATCATCGGCGGGCTGGCCTTCCATGGGCAAGCAGAACAGTCCATCCAATTCTTCAATAAAATGCTTCAAGAAGGAATGTGCCCAAATGCTATTTCTTTCCTCTGTGTTCTCGGTGCATGCAGTCATGCCGGATTAGTTGAAGATGGTCAGAGATATTTTTCTTTGATGAAAGACTGGTACAAGATCGAGCCTAATGCAAAGCACTACAGTTGCGTAGTGGATATGCTTGGCCGTGCAGGCTTACTGGATGAAGCATTTGCAATTCTGAGCAGCATGAGGTGTGAACCTAGTGCAGTCATATGGAGGACTCTGCTTGGTGCCTGCAAGATCCACGGGAATGCAGCCCTTGGCAAACTTGCCAGGGAGAGGCTTCTAAAAATGAATGAAGACGCAAGCGGAGATTATGTGCTGCTCTCTGGCATTTACGCGTCCTGTGATGAATGGTTTGAAGTGGAGACATTGCGGGGATCAATGGATGAAAGGGGGATAAGAAAGGTTGCTGGTTTTGCCCAGGTTGACCATAAAAGTACCTGTCTTCCAGCATTGTGA